A genomic region of Arvicola amphibius chromosome X, mArvAmp1.2, whole genome shotgun sequence contains the following coding sequences:
- the Tex13a gene encoding testis-expressed protein 13A, with the protein MALNPEDLGSGFRHSKVSTFINEQMAKHDKGPDFYLENLSLSWEEVEDKLKVILEDSEVPSEAREACAWGTLALGVRFAHRQGCLQGHGVQWLQDLSSMHKVSPLSLPSDLKQLTHQQEMERKEIAIQLQMAQAKLEEVQRERDLLRLKILQAELRALPAAVKPAVTLPPAFLRRTGTGTQWSAGKENLAELMATAKGRREGRAEMTAATMAETLTGHEEASEETNGSFMQLLGVMKWKNYPLKRQRAGDLRPKETSMCSLSQSLNLRSISSSEPITVQLPASFTYSYESPFPAMPTTSQLPSIDRPPQMYPYSMASEVNHLSDMGIHRGDHQELQNNKRATAFRRPGDWDCPWCKAVNFSRRENCFHCGKGIWLQNP; encoded by the exons ATGGCCTTGAATCCTGAGGATCTTGGTAGTGGGTTCCGGCATAGCAAGGTGTCAACATTCATCAATGAACAAATGGCCAAGCACGACAAAGGCCCTGATTTCTACCTTGAAAACCTGTCCCTGTCCTGGGAAGAGGTGGAAGACAAGCTCAAAGTTATCCTGGAGGATAGCGAGGTGCCTAGTGAGGCTCGTGAAGCCTGTGCCTGGGGCACCTTGGCCTTGGGGGTGCGTTTCGCTCACAGGCAAGGCTGCTTACAGGGGCACGGCGTGCAGTGGCTACAAGACCTGTCTAGCATGCATAAGGTGTCTCCACTCTCCTTGCCATCAGACCTAAAGCAGCTCACTCACCAACAAGAGATGGAACGGAAGGAGATAGCTATCCAGCTTCAAATGGCCCAGGCCAAACTGGAAGAGGTGCAGAGAGAACGGGACCTGCTGAGACTGAAGATCCTCCAGGCA GAGCTGAGGGCTCTCCCAGCTGCAGTAAAACCGGCTGTGactcttcctcctgcttttctCAGAAGAACAGGGACAGGGACACAGTGGTCAGCTGGAAAGGAAAACTTGGCGGAGTTAATGGCTACTGCTAAAGGAAGACGAGAAGGCAGGGCGGAGATGACAGCAGCTACTATGGCAGAGACCTTAACTGGCCATGAAGAGGCCTCGGAGGAGACCAATGGAAGTTTCATGCAGCTTCTTGGAGTCATGAAGTGGAAAAATTATCCCTTGAAAAGGCAGAGAGCTGGCGATCTGAGACCCAAGGAAACATccatgtgctctctctcccaGTCTCTGAATCTGAGATCCATCTCCTCCTCTGAACCCATTACTGTCCAACTCCCTGCCTCATTCACATACTCCTATGAAAGCCCCTTCCCAGCCATGCCCACCACATCCCAACTACCAAGCATTGACAGACCCCCTCAGATGTATCCCTATTCCATGGCCTCTGAGGTGAATCACCTGTCTGATATGGGAATTCACAGAGGAGATCACCAGGAACTACAAAATAACAAGAGAGCTACAGCGTTCCGCAGGCCTGGGGACTGGGACTGCCCTTGGTGTAAAGCTGTGAATTTTTCAAGGAGGGAAAACTGCTTCCACTGTGGGAAGGGAATCTGGCTGCAAAACCCTTAG